A section of the Hevea brasiliensis isolate MT/VB/25A 57/8 chromosome 17, ASM3005281v1, whole genome shotgun sequence genome encodes:
- the LOC110671770 gene encoding 60S ribosomal protein L36-2 translates to MAPNTGLFVGLNKGHVVTPKELAPRPSARKGKTSKRVHFVRSLIREVAGFAPYEKRITELLKVGKDKRALKVAKRKLGTHKRAKKKREEMSNVLRKMRAAGGGDKKK, encoded by the exons ATGGCTCCAAATACGGGCCTATTTGTTGGGTTAAATAAAGGTCACGTAGTAACCCCAAAAGAATTAGCTCCGCGACCTTCTGCTCGCAAAGGG AAAACCAGCAAAAGGGTCCACTTTGTGAGGAGTTTGATAAGGGAAGTTGCTGGTTTCGCACCATATGAGAAGAGGATCACTGAACTTTTGAAAGTTGGTAAGGACAAGCGTGCCTTGAAGGTGGCTAAAAGAAAGTTGGGCACACATAAGAGGGCCAAGAAGAAGCGTGAGGAGATGTCCAATGTTCTCCGCAAGATGAG GGCTGCTGGAGGTGGTGATAAGAAGAAATGA